A portion of the Calothrix sp. 336/3 genome contains these proteins:
- a CDS encoding ferritin-like domain-containing protein — MNFEFTNEKTGSKKASRRQVIVTGAIAGLTTAFGLPILGEKAQAQSSWKANDIKVLNNALYYEHQAIWAYGFAAGKLTNTDVGKAVLALALRNQDDHKKHRDVLTAAVSSLGGKPVKAESEYDVSSYIKQGEGNVDSDVNIAKLALALEIDAAIAYTLEVAKLKTPKFMTVGASIGTTESAHAAAIRATFRTLGVNIEIVPAAFVSPENRSAWILKV; from the coding sequence ATGAATTTTGAATTTACTAATGAAAAGACTGGTAGCAAAAAAGCATCCCGTCGCCAAGTAATTGTCACAGGTGCGATCGCGGGTTTAACAACTGCCTTCGGTTTGCCTATTTTGGGTGAAAAAGCACAAGCACAGTCTTCTTGGAAAGCTAATGATATCAAGGTATTGAATAATGCCCTATATTATGAACATCAGGCAATTTGGGCTTATGGTTTTGCTGCCGGTAAGCTGACGAATACCGATGTCGGCAAAGCTGTTTTAGCTTTAGCACTTCGCAACCAAGATGATCATAAAAAACATCGGGATGTTTTAACTGCTGCTGTCAGTAGCTTGGGAGGAAAACCAGTCAAAGCGGAATCGGAATATGATGTTTCTTCCTATATCAAACAGGGTGAAGGAAATGTGGATAGTGATGTGAATATTGCTAAATTAGCCCTCGCCTTAGAAATAGATGCCGCGATCGCCTACACTTTAGAAGTTGCCAAGCTGAAAACTCCCAAGTTTATGACCGTTGGTGCTAGTATCGGTACTACAGAATCCGCCCATGCAGCCGCAATTCGCGCCACATTCCGCACCTTAGGAGTAAATATTGAAATCGTGCCAGCAGCTTTTGTTAGTCCAGAAAATCGCTCTGCTTGGATATTAAAAGTCTAG
- a CDS encoding glycosyltransferase family 2 protein yields MSANTLPSVTIIVVPRERFSHTRESLESIYQYTDYPFQLIYIDGGSPREIRDYLATQAEIQKFTLQRTDYYLSPNQARNLGLNQVSSDYVVFLDNDVIVTPGWLTNLVNCAEETKAAIASPLICQGTPLHTEIHCAGGKSGVREENQGGRRRIIEKIHHQGRKVVDILPQLQRQTTGLAEFHCMLVRREIFDKIGSLDEKLLNTKEHIDLCMQVAQVGGEIYLEPTSLVTYVPGKLQTWADIHYYMLRWSDGWELASLQHLQNKWQLTEDEYFQNKYKRLGWRRNATIIYPLLRKLPLGKFSVRVVGKILRTIDKILNYFIGLNYIFHIKRQRM; encoded by the coding sequence ATGAGTGCAAATACCCTACCAAGTGTGACTATTATCGTAGTTCCACGAGAACGTTTCAGCCATACCCGTGAATCCCTCGAAAGTATCTATCAATATACTGACTACCCATTCCAGTTGATATATATAGATGGTGGTTCCCCTAGGGAAATTCGAGATTATTTAGCTACCCAAGCAGAAATCCAAAAATTTACACTCCAACGCACAGATTACTATCTTTCCCCCAACCAAGCCCGAAATCTTGGCTTAAATCAAGTCAGCAGTGACTATGTGGTTTTTCTCGATAACGATGTCATTGTCACCCCTGGGTGGTTGACAAATCTAGTGAATTGTGCAGAAGAGACAAAAGCCGCGATCGCCAGTCCCCTAATTTGCCAAGGAACACCGCTACACACAGAAATTCATTGTGCTGGTGGCAAGTCAGGAGTCAGGGAAGAAAATCAAGGTGGGCGACGGCGTATCATTGAGAAAATACACCATCAAGGACGTAAGGTTGTGGATATTCTCCCCCAACTGCAACGTCAAACCACCGGGTTAGCAGAGTTTCACTGTATGTTGGTACGCAGAGAAATTTTTGACAAAATCGGTTCTCTGGATGAAAAGTTACTCAATACCAAAGAACACATAGATTTATGTATGCAGGTTGCTCAAGTCGGGGGGGAGATATATTTAGAACCCACATCCCTAGTCACCTATGTTCCAGGAAAACTACAAACTTGGGCAGATATACATTACTATATGTTGCGTTGGAGCGATGGGTGGGAATTGGCAAGTTTACAGCACCTACAAAATAAGTGGCAACTCACAGAAGATGAGTATTTTCAAAATAAATACAAGCGCTTGGGATGGCGACGCAATGCAACTATTATTTATCCCTTGCTTCGCAAATTGCCCCTAGGGAAATTTTCCGTGCGTGTTGTTGGGAAAATTCTGCGCACCATTGATAAAATACTCAATTATTTCATTGGCTTAAACTATATTTTTCACATCAAAAGACAAAGAATGTGA
- a CDS encoding murein transglycosylase A, translating to MQSQQKNKLARLILTISLYCLPLLACNQPQQISPNNQTPTATETSVNPATPSAKPLSLQTSLPQDKNYFLDNQIWGNPGDKQNLIQAIDHSLNYLKTSEAKTAYQNYIIPEITKERVEKSLKRFRELVITSQNPQELQANVNKEFVFYKSLGSDNQGTIVFTGYYKPIYQASRKQTAEYRYPIYRLPEDFSTWSKPHPTRLELEGADALQADKGKLKGLELFWLKSRLDAFLAQVQGSAVLQFADGTKTTINYAGNTEHDYVSLGKELIKDGKLEQEGITLEKVINYLEKNPASQNIYLPRNPRFIFFKDTKNAPAIGSLNVPVTPERSIATDKFLMPPGALAIIRAPFPFINQGKIEQRLVSRYVLDQDTGGAIKTPGRVDYYIGVGKQAGDRAGSIVNKGELYYPLLKD from the coding sequence ATGCAATCTCAGCAGAAAAATAAATTAGCAAGATTAATTCTGACAATTTCTCTTTACTGTTTACCCTTATTAGCTTGTAATCAACCACAACAAATTAGTCCCAACAATCAAACACCAACAGCCACAGAAACCTCTGTAAATCCAGCAACTCCTTCAGCTAAACCTCTATCTTTACAAACATCATTACCGCAAGATAAAAATTATTTTCTCGATAATCAAATCTGGGGGAACCCTGGAGATAAACAAAATTTAATCCAAGCCATTGATCATAGTTTAAATTATCTCAAAACTTCAGAAGCAAAAACAGCGTATCAAAACTATATTATTCCCGAAATTACCAAAGAAAGAGTAGAAAAAAGCCTAAAAAGATTTCGAGAATTAGTTATTACTTCCCAGAATCCCCAAGAATTACAAGCTAATGTAAACAAAGAATTTGTGTTTTACAAATCTCTAGGTAGCGATAACCAAGGAACTATTGTCTTCACAGGTTATTACAAACCAATTTACCAGGCAAGTCGCAAACAAACCGCCGAATATCGTTATCCTATCTACCGTTTACCTGAGGATTTTTCCACCTGGAGTAAACCCCATCCCACCCGTTTAGAATTAGAAGGGGCAGACGCTTTACAAGCTGATAAAGGGAAACTCAAAGGTTTGGAATTATTTTGGTTAAAATCCCGCTTAGATGCTTTTCTTGCCCAAGTGCAAGGTTCTGCTGTCTTACAATTTGCGGATGGAACTAAAACCACAATTAACTATGCCGGAAATACGGAGCATGATTATGTGAGTTTAGGGAAGGAATTAATTAAAGATGGGAAATTAGAGCAAGAAGGAATTACTTTAGAAAAGGTAATTAACTATTTAGAAAAAAATCCTGCCAGCCAAAATATTTACTTACCTCGTAACCCCAGATTTATCTTCTTTAAAGATACAAAAAATGCCCCAGCAATTGGTAGTCTTAACGTTCCAGTCACGCCAGAAAGGTCAATTGCCACAGATAAATTCCTCATGCCTCCCGGTGCTTTAGCTATTATTCGCGCGCCCTTTCCTTTCATCAATCAAGGGAAAATTGAACAGCGTCTTGTCAGTCGTTACGTTCTCGACCAAGATACAGGAGGTGCAATCAAAACTCCAGGGAGAGTTGATTACTATATCGGTGTCGGCAAACAAGCTGGCGATCGCGCTGGTTCTATTGTGAATAAAGGTGAGCTATATTATCCCCTATTGAAAGATTAA
- a CDS encoding heme NO-binding domain-containing protein produces MYGLVNKAIADMVKLRFGEDKWQQICKAAAVESLLLSMEVYPDDLTHRLVKASSEILGLTSAEIMQAFGEFWIQYTTEAGYGELLDMSGDDLPEVLENLDNLHTRLGVIFPKLKPPSFRSDMIDEQTLTLEYHSEREGLAPMVMGLVKGLGARLDTDVTIEQTKHREKGDDHDEFSIQHKPH; encoded by the coding sequence ATGTACGGATTAGTGAATAAAGCGATCGCCGATATGGTGAAGTTGCGATTTGGGGAAGACAAGTGGCAGCAGATTTGCAAAGCAGCGGCGGTTGAGTCTTTACTTCTGAGCATGGAAGTCTATCCTGATGATTTAACTCATCGTTTAGTCAAAGCCAGCAGTGAAATCTTAGGACTGACATCGGCTGAGATTATGCAAGCATTTGGCGAATTTTGGATTCAATATACCACTGAAGCTGGTTATGGAGAATTACTCGATATGAGTGGCGATGATTTGCCCGAAGTTTTAGAAAATTTGGATAATTTACATACTCGACTGGGTGTGATTTTTCCGAAGCTGAAGCCACCTTCCTTTAGGAGTGACATGATTGATGAGCAAACCCTAACCTTGGAATATCACTCTGAGCGAGAAGGATTAGCACCAATGGTGATGGGATTGGTAAAAGGTTTAGGAGCGCGATTGGATACTGATGTAACGATTGAGCAAACCAAACATCGGGAGAAGGGTGACGATCACGATGAATTTTCGATCCAGCACAAGCCCCATTAA
- a CDS encoding ATP-binding protein has translation MTLDYTLSPQMLATAFPFHLVINHDLQIIQTGTAIQRLYSQSLVGSLLTDRFSAERPPIDLTWDTLKKHTKSLFILRSLHHDIQLKGQIILADSDELLFFLGSLWVDDVSSLTTIGIKLKDFAIHDPTIDYLFLRKTTDTSLQEVKKLTEELIFQQTQLQQALVVKDNLAKIAKSQANRLEDALKNLQQAQSQLVQTEKMSSLGQMVAGVAHEINNPVSFIHGNLKFAREYIEDLLQLVALYRQKYPASDPDIEAFCEQIEFDFLIDDLPQMMQSMYLGTDRIRNIVASLRVFSRLDEAEHKSVNIHDGLDSTLLLLKHRLNATSDRPEIQVIHQYGELPNVECYAGQLNQVFMNILSNAIDALNSWDELQSSPPQIQIKTSVDTPETILIEIADTGIGIPETERSRLFDPFFTTKPIGQGTGLGLSISYQIVVEKHGGRLWCESAVNQGTTFFIQLPQVLGVMKRDYSLTKQLELTQ, from the coding sequence ATGACTCTTGACTATACGTTATCGCCTCAAATGTTGGCGACTGCCTTTCCCTTCCATTTGGTCATCAATCATGACTTACAAATTATTCAAACTGGGACTGCGATTCAACGTCTTTATTCACAGTCTTTGGTTGGTAGTTTATTAACCGATCGGTTTAGTGCTGAGCGTCCTCCCATCGATTTAACCTGGGATACACTAAAAAAACACACGAAATCTCTATTTATTTTAAGATCGTTACATCACGATATTCAGCTCAAAGGTCAAATCATTCTCGCAGATTCAGACGAACTCCTATTCTTTTTGGGTTCGCTGTGGGTGGATGATGTTTCTAGTTTAACGACGATTGGGATTAAGCTCAAAGATTTTGCCATTCACGATCCCACGATCGATTATTTATTTCTACGCAAAACCACCGATACATCGCTCCAAGAGGTGAAAAAACTGACTGAGGAACTCATCTTTCAGCAAACTCAGCTACAACAAGCATTAGTTGTTAAAGATAACTTGGCAAAAATTGCGAAATCTCAAGCCAATCGCTTGGAAGATGCCCTAAAAAATTTACAGCAGGCACAATCCCAATTGGTACAAACAGAAAAAATGTCTAGCCTCGGACAGATGGTGGCGGGAGTTGCCCATGAAATTAATAATCCCGTCAGCTTTATTCATGGCAACTTGAAATTTGCTCGAGAATACATCGAAGACTTATTGCAACTCGTCGCACTCTATCGGCAGAAGTATCCAGCAAGCGATCCCGATATTGAAGCATTCTGCGAACAGATTGAGTTTGATTTTTTGATCGATGACCTGCCGCAGATGATGCAATCAATGTATTTAGGAACCGATCGTATTCGTAACATTGTCGCATCCTTGCGCGTCTTTTCTCGTCTCGATGAAGCAGAACACAAATCGGTGAATATCCATGACGGATTGGACAGTACACTGCTACTGTTGAAACACCGTCTCAACGCAACCAGCGATCGCCCCGAAATTCAAGTTATCCACCAGTATGGGGAGTTACCTAATGTGGAATGCTATGCAGGGCAACTCAATCAGGTGTTTATGAATATCTTGAGTAATGCGATTGATGCGCTAAATTCCTGGGATGAATTACAATCCTCGCCGCCGCAAATTCAGATTAAAACCAGCGTAGATACGCCAGAAACCATTTTGATTGAAATTGCTGATACAGGTATTGGAATTCCTGAAACTGAGCGATCGCGGCTCTTCGATCCTTTTTTCACGACGAAACCCATCGGGCAAGGTACTGGATTAGGATTATCGATTAGCTATCAAATTGTTGTCGAAAAACATGGTGGTCGTCTGTGGTGCGAATCAGCCGTCAACCAAGGTACCACATTCTTCATCCAATTGCCACAAGTGTTGGGAGTAATGAAGCGCGATTACAGTCTCACAAAGCAGTTGGAGCTAACTCAATAG